In one window of Cupriavidus necator N-1 DNA:
- a CDS encoding D-alanyl-D-alanine carboxypeptidase family protein, with product MLNRATTRLSSAFAPAAIAAAVVLAAAPAAVLAQGVPMPQVAAKSWMLYDVTSGQALASQNADARIEPASLTKLMTAYLAFEALKEKRLTLDQSVVPTSLVLKVKSDESRMFIEPNKPVTVQDLLLGLIVQSGNDAALALAEAVGGSEEGFVAMMNREAQRMGMKNTHFTNTDGIPDPNHYTTAVDLATLTTRLIKDFPEYYAMYSQKEFTYNKIRQPNRNRLLYIDPTVDGVKTGHTKSAGYCLISSAKRPLANVPDGSRRLISIVIGTTTEQVRTQESLKILNYGFQFFDTLRLYDKGQVLATPDIYKGKSGTVKIGVQNETFVTVPKGTGGRLKPVLERQELLIAPISAGQQVGMVKLMDGTNKVAEFPVVALEEVPEAGFFGRLWDTIRLWFKRK from the coding sequence ATGCTGAATAGAGCCACGACACGCCTTTCGTCCGCTTTTGCTCCCGCCGCCATCGCCGCCGCCGTCGTGCTGGCCGCCGCGCCTGCCGCCGTCCTGGCGCAGGGCGTGCCGATGCCGCAGGTCGCAGCCAAGTCGTGGATGCTGTATGACGTGACCAGCGGCCAGGCCCTGGCGTCGCAGAATGCCGACGCGCGCATCGAGCCGGCCTCGCTGACCAAGCTGATGACCGCCTACCTCGCGTTCGAGGCACTCAAGGAAAAGCGCCTGACGCTGGACCAGTCGGTGGTGCCGACCAGCCTGGTGCTCAAGGTCAAAAGCGACGAGTCGCGCATGTTCATCGAGCCCAACAAGCCGGTCACCGTGCAGGACCTGCTGCTGGGCCTGATCGTGCAGTCGGGCAACGACGCCGCGCTGGCGCTGGCCGAAGCCGTGGGCGGCTCGGAGGAGGGCTTCGTCGCGATGATGAACCGCGAGGCCCAGCGCATGGGCATGAAGAACACCCACTTCACCAACACCGACGGCATTCCCGACCCGAACCACTACACCACCGCGGTGGACCTGGCGACGCTGACCACGCGCCTGATCAAGGACTTCCCCGAGTACTACGCCATGTACTCGCAGAAGGAGTTCACCTATAACAAGATCAGGCAGCCCAACCGCAACCGCCTGCTGTATATCGACCCGACCGTGGACGGGGTCAAGACCGGCCACACCAAGTCCGCCGGCTACTGCCTGATCTCGTCGGCCAAGCGGCCGCTGGCCAACGTGCCGGACGGCTCGCGCCGCCTGATCTCGATCGTGATCGGCACCACCACCGAACAGGTGCGCACCCAGGAAAGCCTGAAGATCCTCAACTACGGCTTCCAGTTCTTCGACACGCTGCGCCTGTACGACAAGGGCCAGGTGCTGGCCACGCCGGACATCTACAAGGGCAAGAGCGGCACGGTCAAGATCGGCGTGCAGAACGAGACCTTCGTCACCGTGCCCAAGGGCACCGGCGGGCGCCTCAAGCCGGTGCTGGAGCGCCAGGAACTGCTGATCGCGCCGATCTCGGCGGGCCAGCAGGTGGGCATGGTCAAGCTGATGGACGGCACCAACAAGGTGGCGGAGTTCCCGGTGGTGGCGCTGGAAGAAGTGCCCGAGGCCGGCTTCTTCGGCCGCCTGTGGGACACCATCCGCCTGTGGTTCAAGCGCAAGTGA
- a CDS encoding SoxW family protein produces MPAARIARHVFATTSLRWVAASALLAAATSMPAAASPAHLPPATDLAAHGTEAARRGEPLVVLVSMPGCSYCDAVRRNYLGPQAAAGEIAVRELDMTSDTPLRDADGSLTTARAWARAHQVQVAPTVLFLDRQGRAAAGPLRGMQPDFYGAYLEQALDQARAAIATRR; encoded by the coding sequence ATGCCTGCCGCCCGCATCGCCCGCCACGTCTTTGCCACCACCAGCCTGCGCTGGGTGGCCGCGAGCGCGTTGCTGGCAGCCGCAACCAGCATGCCCGCCGCCGCCAGCCCCGCTCATCTGCCGCCGGCCACCGACCTGGCCGCCCACGGCACCGAGGCCGCGCGCCGCGGCGAGCCGCTGGTGGTGCTGGTGTCGATGCCGGGCTGCAGCTATTGCGATGCCGTGCGCCGCAACTACCTCGGCCCGCAGGCCGCCGCCGGCGAGATTGCCGTGCGCGAACTCGACATGACCTCCGACACCCCGCTGCGCGATGCCGACGGCAGCCTGACTACCGCGCGCGCGTGGGCGCGGGCGCACCAGGTGCAGGTGGCGCCCACGGTGCTGTTCCTGGACCGCCAGGGCCGCGCCGCCGCCGGCCCGCTGCGCGGCATGCAGCCGGATTTCTACGGCGCCTACCTGGAACAGGCGCTGGACCAGGCACGCGCCGCCATCGCCACCCGGCGCTGA
- a CDS encoding LysE family transporter, whose amino-acid sequence MRWEVWLAYFAACWVIAVSPGSGAVLSMSHGLSYGLRRTTTTIFGLQAGLVIVLLVAGGGLGALLLASEQAFMVVKTIGALYLIYLGVQQWRAKMESGADQGGGAAPVRVAVMSRRRRFATGLLTNVTNPKGIIFMVAVLPQFIDPNRPLALQLAILAATMCCVDLVVMHGYALLASRMQGLFRNARAVRWQNRFFGSVLMAVGAALFFVRRQHA is encoded by the coding sequence ATGCGTTGGGAAGTGTGGTTGGCTTATTTCGCTGCGTGCTGGGTGATCGCCGTGTCGCCGGGGTCGGGCGCGGTGCTGTCGATGAGCCATGGGCTCTCATATGGGCTGCGCAGGACCACCACCACCATCTTCGGTCTGCAGGCCGGGCTGGTGATCGTGCTGCTGGTGGCGGGCGGCGGGCTGGGCGCGCTGCTGCTGGCCTCGGAGCAGGCTTTCATGGTGGTCAAGACGATTGGCGCGCTGTACCTGATCTACCTCGGCGTGCAGCAATGGCGCGCGAAGATGGAGAGCGGGGCGGACCAGGGTGGCGGCGCCGCCCCCGTGCGCGTGGCGGTGATGAGCCGGCGCCGGCGCTTTGCCACCGGCCTGCTGACCAATGTGACCAACCCCAAGGGCATCATCTTCATGGTCGCGGTGCTGCCGCAGTTCATCGATCCCAACCGGCCGCTGGCGCTGCAGCTGGCGATCCTGGCCGCCACCATGTGCTGCGTGGACCTGGTGGTGATGCATGGCTATGCGCTACTGGCTTCGCGCATGCAGGGGCTGTTCCGCAATGCGCGCGCGGTGCGCTGGCAGAACCGCTTCTTTGGCAGCGTGCTGATGGCGGTGGGCGCGGCGCTGTTCTTCGTGCGCCGGCAACACGCCTGA
- a CDS encoding alpha/beta hydrolase, with the protein MNAHTQVLSIAGPAGAIDLSVDLPQGEPRGLALVAHPHPLFGGTKDNKVAQTLARSFVQLGYATVRPNFRGVGGSAGEHDNGIAEQDDLLAVVAWMRQQTAWSAQAATLPLAMGGFSFGSFVTTHVARRLAEAGTPAQRLVLVGTAASRWQVAEVPADTIVIHGEQDDTVPLASVFDWARPQELPVIVIPGADHFFHRKLHLIKQLVVNAWDR; encoded by the coding sequence ATGAACGCGCATACCCAGGTACTTTCCATTGCCGGTCCCGCCGGTGCGATCGATCTCTCGGTAGACCTGCCGCAAGGTGAGCCGCGCGGCCTGGCGCTGGTGGCGCATCCGCATCCGCTGTTCGGCGGCACCAAGGACAACAAGGTTGCGCAGACGCTGGCGCGCAGCTTCGTGCAGCTGGGCTATGCTACGGTGCGCCCCAACTTCCGCGGCGTGGGCGGCAGCGCCGGCGAGCATGACAACGGCATCGCCGAGCAGGACGACCTGCTGGCCGTGGTGGCCTGGATGCGCCAGCAGACCGCGTGGTCGGCACAGGCCGCAACGCTGCCGCTGGCCATGGGCGGGTTCTCGTTCGGCAGCTTCGTCACCACCCACGTGGCACGCCGCCTGGCCGAGGCCGGCACGCCCGCGCAGCGACTGGTGCTGGTGGGCACCGCCGCCAGCCGCTGGCAGGTGGCCGAGGTTCCGGCCGATACCATCGTGATCCATGGCGAACAGGACGACACCGTGCCGCTGGCCAGCGTGTTCGACTGGGCCCGCCCGCAGGAGCTGCCGGTGATCGTGATCCCCGGCGCCGACCATTTCTTTCACCGCAAGCTGCATCTGATCAAGCAGCTCGTCGTCAATGCGTGGGACCGGTGA
- a CDS encoding class I SAM-dependent rRNA methyltransferase — protein sequence MNTITLKPGKEKSLLRRHPWIYATGIATTEGRCEPGATVIVRAADGRFLAKAAYSPESQIRARAWTFDENEPVDHALFKRRVAAAIAYRRQWVKDSDAVRLIFGESDRLPGLIVDYYGNGEKGQLVCQFNSAGVEHWKTAIVQALVKETGCPNVYERSDAAVRQREGLELVTGVLAGAEPDPALSVTEHGVRYYVDVRNGHKTGFYVDQRDNRKLVGDLAVGREVLNCFCYTGGFSLAALRGGATSVTSIDSSGEALKIAAGNVTLNGFEPERATWLDADVFKTLREFRAEGRQFDLIVLDPPKFAPSAQHIDRAARAYKEINLVGMQLLRPGGLLFTYSCSGAISMELFQKIVAGAVTDARADARILRRLSAGTDHPMLAAFPEGEYLKGLLLEKVA from the coding sequence ATGAACACCATCACCCTGAAACCCGGCAAGGAAAAATCCCTGCTGCGCCGCCACCCGTGGATCTACGCCACCGGCATTGCCACGACCGAAGGGCGCTGCGAGCCGGGCGCAACCGTGATCGTGCGCGCCGCCGACGGCCGCTTCCTGGCCAAGGCCGCCTACAGCCCCGAGTCGCAGATCCGCGCGCGCGCGTGGACCTTCGATGAAAACGAGCCGGTCGACCACGCCCTGTTCAAGCGCCGCGTGGCCGCGGCCATTGCCTACCGGCGCCAATGGGTGAAGGACAGCGACGCGGTGCGGCTGATCTTCGGCGAATCCGACCGGCTGCCCGGCCTGATCGTCGACTACTACGGCAATGGTGAAAAGGGCCAGCTGGTGTGCCAGTTCAATTCGGCCGGCGTGGAACACTGGAAGACCGCGATCGTGCAGGCACTGGTCAAGGAGACCGGCTGCCCCAACGTCTATGAGCGTTCCGATGCCGCCGTGCGCCAGCGCGAAGGCCTGGAGCTGGTGACCGGCGTGTTGGCCGGCGCCGAGCCGGATCCGGCGCTGTCGGTCACCGAGCACGGCGTGCGCTACTACGTCGACGTGCGCAACGGCCACAAGACCGGCTTCTATGTCGACCAGCGCGACAACCGCAAGCTTGTGGGCGACCTGGCCGTCGGGCGCGAGGTGCTGAACTGCTTCTGCTATACCGGCGGCTTCTCGCTGGCGGCGCTGCGCGGCGGCGCCACCTCGGTGACCTCGATCGATTCATCGGGCGAGGCGCTGAAGATCGCCGCGGGCAATGTCACGCTCAACGGCTTCGAACCCGAGCGCGCCACCTGGCTCGATGCCGACGTGTTCAAGACCCTGCGTGAATTCCGCGCCGAGGGTCGCCAGTTCGACCTGATCGTGCTGGACCCGCCCAAGTTCGCCCCGTCGGCGCAGCATATCGACCGCGCCGCGCGCGCCTACAAGGAAATCAACCTGGTCGGCATGCAGCTGCTGCGCCCGGGCGGGCTGCTGTTCACCTACTCGTGCTCGGGCGCGATCAGCATGGAGCTGTTCCAGAAGATCGTGGCGGGCGCGGTCACCGATGCGCGCGCCGATGCGCGCATCCTGCGGCGGCTGTCGGCGGGCACGGATCACCCGATGCTGGCCGCGTTCCCGGAAGGGGAGTACCTGAAGGGATTGCTGCTGGAAAAGGTGGCGTAG
- a CDS encoding dicarboxylate/amino acid:cation symporter gives MRKPFYKILYVQVLFAIFVGILLGHYWPDTGVAMKPLGDGFIKLIKMIIGPIIFCTVVTGIAGMSDMKKVGRVGGKALLYFEVVSTFALLIGLGAAHLLKPGVGFNIDPATLDTKAIAQYVSKAHGQSTVEFLMHIIPDTVFSAFANGDILQILLVSLFFGAALAVLGERARIVVQLIEQVSKVFFHIVHVITKVAPIGAFGAMAFTIGKYGLGSLVPLLKLIGTFYFTAIVFVVFVLGTVARLTGFSILRFISYIKEELLIVLGTSSSEAALPHMMEKLEKLGCSRSVVGLVVPTGYSFNLDGTNIYMTMAVIFIAQATGIELTLMQQLTILTVAMITSKGASGVTGSGFITLAATLAVVPTIPVAGMVLILGIDRFMSECRALTNIIGNGVATVVVSAWERELDRKKLNSVLQHGGRDAEVLADAGQNV, from the coding sequence ATGAGAAAACCCTTCTACAAGATCCTGTACGTGCAGGTCCTGTTCGCCATCTTCGTCGGCATCCTGCTCGGCCACTACTGGCCAGACACCGGCGTGGCCATGAAGCCGCTGGGCGATGGCTTTATCAAGCTGATCAAGATGATCATCGGCCCGATCATCTTCTGTACCGTGGTGACCGGCATCGCCGGCATGAGCGACATGAAGAAGGTCGGCCGCGTGGGCGGCAAGGCGCTGCTGTACTTTGAAGTGGTGTCGACCTTCGCATTGCTGATCGGGCTGGGCGCCGCGCACCTGCTCAAGCCGGGCGTGGGCTTCAACATCGACCCGGCCACGCTGGACACCAAGGCCATTGCCCAGTACGTGTCCAAGGCGCACGGCCAGAGCACGGTCGAGTTCCTGATGCACATCATCCCGGACACGGTCTTCAGCGCCTTCGCCAACGGCGACATCCTGCAGATCCTGCTGGTGTCGCTGTTCTTCGGCGCCGCGCTGGCCGTGCTCGGCGAGCGCGCGCGCATCGTGGTGCAGCTGATCGAGCAGGTCTCCAAGGTGTTCTTCCACATCGTCCACGTGATCACCAAGGTGGCCCCGATCGGCGCCTTCGGCGCGATGGCGTTCACCATCGGCAAGTACGGCCTGGGCTCGCTGGTGCCGCTGCTCAAGCTGATCGGCACCTTCTACTTCACGGCCATCGTCTTCGTGGTGTTCGTGCTGGGCACGGTGGCGCGCCTGACCGGCTTCAGCATCCTGCGCTTCATCTCGTACATCAAGGAAGAGCTGCTGATCGTGCTGGGCACCAGCTCGTCGGAAGCGGCGCTGCCGCACATGATGGAGAAGCTGGAAAAGCTCGGCTGCTCGCGCTCGGTGGTGGGCCTGGTGGTGCCCACCGGCTATTCGTTCAACCTGGACGGCACCAACATCTACATGACGATGGCGGTGATCTTCATTGCACAGGCAACCGGCATCGAGCTGACGCTGATGCAGCAGCTGACCATCCTGACGGTGGCGATGATCACCTCCAAGGGCGCCAGCGGCGTGACCGGTTCGGGCTTCATCACGCTGGCCGCGACGCTGGCGGTGGTGCCGACCATCCCGGTGGCGGGCATGGTGCTGATCCTTGGCATCGACCGCTTCATGAGCGAGTGCCGCGCGCTGACCAACATCATCGGCAACGGCGTGGCCACGGTGGTGGTCTCGGCATGGGAGCGCGAGCTTGACCGCAAGAAGCTCAACAGTGTGCTGCAACACGGCGGCCGCGATGCTGAAGTACTGGCCGACGCCGGCCAGAACGTCTGA
- a CDS encoding (2Fe-2S) ferredoxin domain-containing protein yields MSSYYQHHVFFCLNQREAGENCCANHNAQAMQEYAKKRCKELGIAGGEGRVRINKAGCLNRCELGPVLVVYPEAIWYTFVDEHDIDEIIDSHLMKGKPVERLMVDR; encoded by the coding sequence ATGAGCAGCTACTACCAGCACCACGTCTTCTTCTGCCTGAACCAGCGCGAGGCCGGCGAGAACTGCTGCGCCAACCACAACGCCCAGGCGATGCAGGAATACGCCAAGAAGCGTTGCAAGGAACTGGGCATCGCCGGCGGCGAAGGCCGGGTGCGCATCAACAAGGCAGGCTGCCTGAACCGTTGTGAACTCGGCCCGGTGCTGGTGGTCTACCCCGAGGCCATCTGGTACACCTTTGTCGATGAGCACGACATCGACGAAATCATCGACAGCCACCTGATGAAGGGCAAGCCTGTCGAACGGCTGATGGTGGACCGCTGA
- a CDS encoding aldehyde dehydrogenase family protein, with protein sequence MVPAKLRYYAGLALTEYGRAAEPRPGRLSLVLREPMGVAGIIAPWNSPVVLMVRSLAPALAAGCTAVIKMPGQTALTNALVARIMARALEAGTVWINNWASVYDEFEEGGYKQSGQGRLNGVAAIDDFVEYKHIALAPG encoded by the coding sequence ATGGTGCCGGCCAAGCTGCGCTACTACGCCGGGCTCGCGCTCACCGAATACGGCCGCGCCGCCGAGCCGCGGCCGGGGCGGCTGTCGCTGGTGCTGCGCGAGCCGATGGGCGTGGCCGGCATCATCGCGCCGTGGAATTCGCCGGTGGTGCTGATGGTGCGCTCGCTGGCGCCGGCACTGGCGGCGGGCTGCACGGCGGTGATCAAGATGCCGGGGCAGACGGCGCTGACAAATGCGCTGGTGGCGCGCATCATGGCGCGCGCGCTCGAGGCGGGCACCGTGTGGATCAACAACTGGGCGTCGGTCTACGACGAATTCGAGGAGGGCGGCTACAAGCAGTCGGGGCAGGGCCGGCTCAACGGCGTGGCCGCGATCGATGACTTCGTCGAATACAAGCACATCGCGCTGGCGCCGGGGTAG
- a CDS encoding GntR family transcriptional regulator: MSVSRMAEGDVGGVIADPLGISRVTARRAQQVLAEEGAITRSRGAGTFIAPRPEPKWRRGWTTSASWRAGAA, translated from the coding sequence GTGTCCGTCAGCCGCATGGCCGAAGGCGATGTGGGCGGTGTCATCGCCGATCCCCTGGGGATTTCACGCGTCACGGCCCGCCGCGCCCAGCAGGTGCTGGCGGAGGAAGGCGCGATCACGCGCAGCCGCGGCGCGGGCACCTTTATCGCGCCGCGCCCTGAGCCGAAGTGGCGGCGCGGCTGGACAACTTCAGCGAGCTGGCGCGCCGGCGCGGCATGA
- a CDS encoding ATP-dependent helicase encodes MTLDLAPAADLAAPDADDVPAYLSRLNPEQRAAVEHGSDAPLLIIAGAGSGKTNTLAHRVAHLVLAGADPRRILLLTFSRRAAAEMGRRVERIVDQALGTQTGAGRAALQWSGTFHAIGARLLREYAETLGLSPAFTISDRGDAADLMHVVRHDLGLSETASRFPKKETCLSIYSRVVNTQALLEDVLRQQFPRYAMWADALRTLFAGYVEAKQKQHVLDYDDLLLYWAQAMAEPTIAQDMGARFDHVLVDEYQDTNALQASILLAMRPDGRGLTVVGDDAQSIYAFRGATVRNILDFPAQFTPAAQQVTLSQNYRSTQPILQAANAVIGLAAERYTKDLWSERASAEKPGVIVVNDEADQARYVVEQVLARREAGLTLMAQAVLFRAADHSAQVEIELARRNIPFVKFGGLKFLESTHVKDVLAVVRWLENPRDRMAGFRTLQLLPGIGPKTAARVLDAMALATEPLFSLEEFEPPPAAAPAWADLLALARALMAPTSPWPSEFEQVLAWYAPHLERLHDDAAARQADLQQLERIAATYGARERFLTELTLDPPSASSDESGVPSRDEDYLILSTIHSAKGQEWKAVYVLNAVDGCMPSDLATGTTEEIEEERRLLYVAMTRAKDHLDIVVPQRFYVHQQVGFGDRHVYASRTRFLPNRVMPNFHSRAWPPPPMPGEAPARPALAPVDLASRMRNMWR; translated from the coding sequence GTGACTTTGGACCTAGCCCCCGCCGCCGACCTCGCGGCCCCTGACGCCGATGACGTCCCCGCCTACCTGTCCCGGCTCAACCCGGAGCAGCGCGCCGCGGTGGAACACGGCAGCGACGCGCCGCTGCTGATCATCGCCGGCGCCGGCTCGGGCAAGACCAATACGCTGGCGCACCGGGTCGCGCACCTGGTGCTGGCCGGTGCCGATCCGCGCCGCATCCTGCTGCTGACGTTCTCGCGCCGCGCCGCGGCCGAGATGGGACGGCGCGTCGAGCGCATCGTCGACCAGGCACTCGGCACCCAGACCGGCGCGGGGCGCGCGGCGCTGCAATGGTCCGGCACCTTCCACGCCATCGGCGCGCGCCTGCTGCGCGAATACGCCGAGACCCTGGGCCTGTCGCCCGCCTTCACCATCAGCGACCGCGGCGATGCCGCCGACCTGATGCACGTGGTGCGCCACGACCTGGGGCTGTCAGAGACCGCGAGCCGCTTCCCGAAGAAGGAAACCTGCCTGTCGATCTACTCGCGCGTGGTCAACACCCAGGCGCTGCTGGAAGACGTGCTCAGGCAGCAGTTCCCGCGCTACGCGATGTGGGCCGATGCGCTGCGCACCCTGTTCGCCGGCTATGTCGAGGCCAAGCAGAAGCAGCATGTGCTGGACTATGACGACCTGCTGCTGTACTGGGCGCAGGCCATGGCCGAGCCCACCATCGCGCAGGACATGGGCGCGCGCTTCGACCATGTGCTGGTCGACGAATACCAGGACACCAATGCGCTGCAGGCGTCGATCCTGCTGGCCATGCGACCGGACGGCCGCGGCCTGACCGTGGTGGGCGACGACGCGCAGTCGATCTACGCCTTCCGCGGCGCTACCGTGCGCAATATCCTGGACTTCCCGGCGCAGTTCACGCCGGCCGCGCAGCAGGTCACGCTGTCGCAGAACTACCGCTCGACGCAGCCGATCCTGCAGGCCGCCAACGCCGTGATCGGGCTGGCGGCCGAGCGCTATACCAAGGACCTGTGGTCCGAGCGCGCCTCGGCCGAAAAGCCCGGCGTGATCGTGGTCAACGATGAGGCCGACCAGGCCCGCTACGTGGTCGAGCAGGTGCTGGCGCGGCGCGAGGCCGGCCTGACGCTGATGGCGCAGGCGGTGCTGTTCCGCGCCGCCGACCACAGTGCGCAGGTGGAGATCGAGCTGGCCCGGCGCAATATCCCGTTCGTGAAGTTCGGCGGACTGAAATTCCTGGAGTCGACCCACGTCAAGGACGTGCTGGCGGTGGTGCGCTGGCTGGAAAACCCGCGCGACCGCATGGCGGGCTTCCGCACGCTGCAGCTGCTGCCCGGCATCGGCCCCAAGACCGCGGCGCGCGTGCTGGATGCGATGGCGCTGGCCACCGAGCCCTTGTTCTCGCTGGAGGAATTCGAGCCGCCGCCGGCCGCCGCGCCCGCCTGGGCCGACCTGCTGGCGCTGGCGCGCGCGCTGATGGCGCCCACCTCGCCGTGGCCGTCGGAGTTCGAGCAAGTGCTGGCCTGGTACGCGCCGCACCTGGAGCGCCTGCACGACGATGCCGCCGCGCGCCAGGCCGACCTGCAGCAGCTGGAGCGCATCGCCGCCACCTACGGCGCGCGCGAGCGCTTCCTGACCGAGCTGACGCTGGACCCGCCCAGCGCCTCCAGCGACGAATCCGGCGTGCCCTCGCGCGACGAGGACTACCTGATCCTGTCGACCATCCACTCCGCCAAGGGCCAGGAGTGGAAGGCGGTATACGTGCTCAATGCGGTCGACGGCTGCATGCCGAGCGACCTGGCGACCGGCACCACCGAAGAGATCGAGGAAGAACGGCGGCTGCTCTATGTGGCGATGACGCGGGCCAAGGACCACCTGGACATCGTGGTGCCGCAGCGCTTCTATGTGCATCAGCAGGTAGGCTTCGGCGACCGGCATGTGTATGCGTCGCGCACGCGCTTCCTGCCGAATCGCGTGATGCCCAACTTCCACAGCCGTGCCTGGCCGCCGCCGCCGATGCCGGGCGAGGCGCCGGCAAGGCCGGCGCTGGCGCCGGTGGACCTGGCCAGCCGGATGCGGAATATGTGGCGCTGA
- a CDS encoding YbeD family protein has translation MTTDNQGSGNKPGDIPPEQSLIEYPSHFPIKVMGAMQDGFAEAIVELVQGFDPDFHAGKMEMRPSSGGNYLGLTVTVWVTSREQLDDLYRALTSHPMVKVVL, from the coding sequence ATGACAACCGACAACCAAGGCAGCGGCAACAAGCCTGGCGATATCCCGCCGGAGCAGTCGCTGATCGAGTATCCCAGCCACTTCCCCATCAAGGTGATGGGCGCGATGCAGGACGGCTTTGCCGAGGCCATCGTCGAGCTGGTGCAGGGATTCGATCCCGACTTCCACGCAGGCAAGATGGAAATGCGCCCCTCGAGCGGCGGCAACTACCTGGGCCTGACCGTGACAGTGTGGGTCACCAGCCGCGAGCAGCTCGACGACTTGTATCGGGCGCTGACGTCGCATCCGATGGTGAAGGTCGTCCTCTAA
- a CDS encoding GntR family transcriptional regulator yields MAARLDNFSELARRRGMTPASERVAFERRRATTQEAAALALPDADEIVRLTRLRKADGQIFWIDVTTLALAVLPDASAIGESLYAYLERIGKPVLRVTEKLRAIVATEELAARLGIEPGEPLLHIRRTGYTHDDQPVELTDAYYLNDFYELTP; encoded by the coding sequence GTGGCGGCGCGGCTGGACAACTTCAGCGAGCTGGCGCGCCGGCGCGGCATGACGCCGGCCAGCGAGCGGGTGGCGTTCGAACGCCGCCGCGCCACGACGCAGGAGGCCGCGGCGCTGGCACTGCCGGACGCCGATGAGATCGTCAGGCTGACCCGCCTGCGCAAGGCCGACGGGCAGATTTTCTGGATCGATGTGACCACGCTGGCGCTGGCCGTGCTGCCCGACGCCAGCGCCATCGGCGAATCGCTGTACGCCTACCTGGAGCGGATCGGCAAGCCGGTGCTGCGCGTCACCGAGAAGCTGCGCGCGATCGTGGCAACCGAGGAGCTGGCCGCACGACTGGGCATCGAGCCGGGCGAGCCGCTGCTGCACATCCGGCGCACCGGCTACACCCATGACGACCAGCCGGTCGAACTGACCGACGCGTACTACCTGAACGACTTCTACGAACTGACGCCGTAG
- a CDS encoding TlpA disulfide reductase family protein, translating into MTTAAPAIKTSRKPWPIVVAVVVLALLGWFGYRALSPANTAPAATFTLLSGEKVSTADLKGKVYMINFWATSCATCVKEMPDMVRTYEQFKGKGLEFVAVAMNYDPPMYVMNYAKTRGLPFKVAMDSDGAAAKAFGNVQLTPTTFVVDKDGRILKRYVGEPEWDALHKLLDGALAKSA; encoded by the coding sequence ATGACCACTGCTGCTCCTGCCATCAAAACCTCCCGCAAGCCCTGGCCCATCGTCGTGGCCGTGGTCGTGCTCGCGCTGCTGGGCTGGTTCGGCTACCGCGCGCTGTCGCCGGCCAATACGGCCCCGGCGGCCACCTTCACGCTGCTGTCGGGCGAGAAGGTCAGCACCGCCGACCTCAAGGGCAAGGTCTACATGATCAACTTCTGGGCCACCAGCTGCGCCACCTGCGTCAAGGAAATGCCGGACATGGTCCGCACCTATGAGCAGTTCAAGGGCAAGGGGCTGGAATTCGTCGCCGTGGCGATGAACTACGACCCGCCCATGTATGTGATGAACTACGCCAAGACGCGCGGCCTGCCGTTCAAGGTGGCCATGGATTCCGACGGCGCCGCGGCCAAGGCCTTCGGCAATGTGCAGCTGACGCCGACCACCTTCGTGGTAGACAAGGACGGTCGCATCCTGAAGCGCTATGTGGGCGAGCCCGAGTGGGATGCACTGCACAAGCTGCTGGATGGCGCGCTGGCAAAGTCCGCGTAA